GTAAAgtaaaacaagcaagcaagcaaaaacATAGCAgcaaactattttacattcttttaatgGAGATAAGGGGTCTCTTTCCTGCTCTTGAATCTGAGCAGGATTGCTACTGCTTTGATCAAAAAAAGATGGTGTTTTAAGTTCCAACTGTTCTCAACACTCCACTTATTCTTCTGATTAAGTGGAGCGGGTCCCTCGGGGGTCAGAAGCCACCATGCTGAGGGCGGCGTGGAGGGCGCTGAGTTCGATTCGGACCCAGGCAGTGACTCAGGCCCCAGTCCTCGGGCTGCCGGGTGGAGGGTGCGCCATGCTTCTCTCCATCCAGCGGGACCTTCCCTCAAGTCCTGGAGGTCTCATCCTCCGGGCTGCCCGCAGGTATGCCACCCAGACACCAGTCCAGCCCAGCCATGAAGATGACCTGTCCCCTTCTATGCTGCTCAAGGACTACCAGGACATCCCTGGAATTGAGAAGGTTGATGATGTCGTGAAAAAACTCTTATCTTTGGAAATGGCCAACCAGAAAGAGAAGCTAAAAATCAAGAAAGAGCAGTTGATGAACAAGGTCGTGGAAAAGCCTAAGGACACCAGCTCCCTGGAGGCTCGAATTGTTGCGTTGACTATCAAGATCCGCAGTTGTGAAGAACACATGAAGAAACATCGAAAGGACAAATCCCACAAGCGCTATCTGATGATGAGCATTGACCAGaggaaaaagatgctcaaaaacCTCCTCAAGACCAACTATACTGTCTTTGAGAAGACATGCAGGGAGCTGGGGATTGAGTACACCTTTCCCCCTCTGTACTACCGAAAAACCCACCTCCACTGGGTGACCAAAAAGGCTCTGTGCATTCGGGTTTTCCAAGAGGCTCAAAAGCTGGAGAAGCAAAACAGGGCCTTAAAAGCTGTAGCTGCAGCAGTCCAGAAACAAGTCCAGAAGAACCCAGAGAGCCCTTCCAAAACTGGACCAGAGGCAATCAAAGAAAaccaataaatgttaaaattaaaaaaaaagaaaaagggatatCTTCTGCTTTGCCTCATAGCCATGTATTTGGTAATAAGAATAGCAACTAAATTTTTTATACTGAATATCAATTTCTCAAATAGATAAATAGGCAAATGTATGAGGATTATAGATGGGGCCCCTTATAAGAAAGCTTTTGCCTTCTTAAAAATTGGAAGACGtatttttgcaatatatatgacTCTTacaaaaaattcaaatgactATATTAACTTTCAGTCAGAAGGAATGCTTATTATAATACTACATtcttttaatgttattaaaagacatataaaagatataaaatgttattaaaatgaatttaaaaatctataatatttaaaatgatgccctttacaaaaatattcatgaattAAGTAAGATGCATTGTTCTATATTTTGttcaaagtaattttatttaaatataggaattaaaaagtatatacctctggctttgattttatttcagtAAGTGTCAGGAGCTCAGCTGAGCTGGGTGAGAGGGGAGCTGCCAGGTATCAGGGTAGCCAGTTAAGGCAACAAGGCAGAAATGAAAGAGTTAAGACTTTAATCACTTACTACAATGAAATAAGAGAAAGGCTCACGACTCCATTGCATTTTACCCCATGAAATGGACTATGGAGCCAGGTAGGTCAATGCTTTTCACCCCACTTTGGAGGGGGCCCCAAACAAAAGGCTCCAGCAATTTTATGAACCCTGAgttgggggtaggggtgaggATGGGGGTGTGGCACAACCTAGGGAGGTCCAGGCATGGGAAAGTAGTGAGTATTGAATCAGAGTTGGGGAAAAGTTATCTTCAAggtttccccttccctccccatatGGAGGCCTGTCTCTGCCCAAGGCCTTAGCTAGAGATCCAGGAATGAATGAGAGGAGGCTAGGAATTTAAATACACAAAGAGCAGATCCACCAGAATgcctgaagggacttccctggtaggtGTGCTGCCAGATGGAAATATACAGTTgtatcattcttttgtttttaattaatttttattggagtatagttgatttacaatgtgttagtttctgctgtacagtgaatcagttttatatatatatatccaacatatatatatatctccaacatatatatatatctccaacatatatatatgttttatatatatatatatatatatctccactcttttttagattcttttcccatataggccattacagagtattgagtagagttccctgtgctatacagtagattcttattagttatctattttatatatagtagtgtgtatattgtcaatcccagtctcccaatttatccctcctccactttcctccttggcaaccataagtttgtgactctatttctacAATCGTATCATTCCTAATATTGACAATCAACTAACAGTTATTGAGCAAATGCTATTACTGTTTCACAAATATTATTTCCTGTTACTTGAGTCCTCATGAAACCATGCAAGTTTGGTCATATATCGGCCCAAATCTTGAGACTATTAAAGGGCAGCTCAGAATTGTCAAGACACTCGCCCTAGGTTACACACTACTCAAGGGCTGAAACCACTTTTACCTCATTTCTGTTCTATTCAGTAATGTTTTATCACTGCATATCTGCTTAGGGCACAAAACACTCCAAATGATAGATAATCCATGACAATGTAAATAGCTACTGTGTACATATTTCTCTCacttttttgcagttttttttttctagtgtccAGAGACCTCTTTT
The genomic region above belongs to Phocoena sinus isolate mPhoSin1 chromosome 1, mPhoSin1.pri, whole genome shotgun sequence and contains:
- the LOC116764431 gene encoding 28S ribosomal protein S15, mitochondrial-like produces the protein MLRAAWRALSSIRTQAVTQAPVLGLPGGGCAMLLSIQRDLPSSPGGLILRAARRYATQTPVQPSHEDDLSPSMLLKDYQDIPGIEKVDDVVKKLLSLEMANQKEKLKIKKEQLMNKVVEKPKDTSSLEARIVALTIKIRSCEEHMKKHRKDKSHKRYLMMSIDQRKKMLKNLLKTNYTVFEKTCRELGIEYTFPPLYYRKTHLHWVTKKALCIRVFQEAQKLEKQNRALKAVAAAVQKQVQKNPESPSKTGPEAIKENQ